In the genome of Mucisphaera calidilacus, one region contains:
- a CDS encoding ABC transporter permease subunit: protein MLQQFWSIAANTFSEAIRQPVYVVITLVGIIMLVINPMLAAYTLENDNKLMIDLGLSTVLLAGLFLSAFSATGVLATEIENRTVLTVISKPVNRPIFVLGKFAGVAAAITLAFWILAAVFALTIRHRVMQTARDDFDIPVILFGCAAIAGSMFIATAGNYLYRWVFTSILMKTLAITLTAAFLLVLVIGKEFTLQAPWHDLTQHNAELAQTLLGLILVFQGVMVIAAVAIAASTRLGQVMTLMICLGVLGLGVTAGFLSNWVDQQVHVPVGYGWIPTAQAIANAEISLGVKAIFLCVKSLYLLLPNFQYFWPADAITQGNPFTLTYIASIVAYGSLYAGVVLSLAVGLFQSREVG, encoded by the coding sequence ATGCTTCAACAGTTCTGGTCCATCGCAGCCAACACCTTCTCCGAAGCCATCCGACAGCCCGTCTACGTGGTCATCACCCTCGTAGGCATCATCATGCTCGTCATCAACCCCATGCTCGCCGCCTACACCCTCGAAAACGACAACAAGCTGATGATCGACCTCGGCCTCTCCACCGTCCTCCTCGCAGGACTCTTCCTCTCAGCCTTCTCCGCCACAGGCGTCCTCGCCACCGAAATCGAGAACCGAACCGTCCTCACCGTCATCTCAAAACCCGTCAACCGACCCATCTTCGTCCTCGGGAAGTTCGCAGGCGTCGCCGCCGCCATCACACTCGCCTTCTGGATCCTCGCCGCCGTCTTCGCACTCACCATCCGACACCGCGTCATGCAGACCGCTCGCGACGACTTCGACATCCCCGTCATCCTCTTCGGATGCGCCGCCATCGCCGGATCGATGTTCATCGCCACCGCCGGAAACTACCTCTACCGATGGGTCTTCACCTCCATCCTCATGAAAACCCTCGCCATCACACTCACCGCCGCCTTCCTCCTCGTCCTCGTCATCGGCAAGGAATTCACCCTCCAGGCACCCTGGCACGACCTCACCCAGCACAACGCCGAACTCGCACAAACCCTCCTCGGACTCATCCTCGTCTTCCAAGGCGTCATGGTCATCGCCGCCGTCGCCATCGCCGCCTCAACACGACTCGGACAGGTCATGACGCTCATGATCTGCCTGGGCGTACTCGGCCTGGGCGTCACCGCCGGATTCCTCTCCAACTGGGTCGACCAGCAAGTCCACGTCCCCGTCGGGTACGGCTGGATCCCCACCGCTCAGGCCATCGCCAACGCCGAAATCTCCCTGGGCGTCAAAGCCATCTTCCTCTGCGTGAAATCACTCTACCTCCTGCTCCCCAACTTCCAGTACTTCTGGCCCGCCGACGCCATCACCCAGGGCAACCCCTTCACCCTCACCTACATCGCAAGCATCGTCGCCTACGGATCCCTCTACGCCGGCGTCGTACTCAGCCTCGCCGTCGGGCTCTTCCAGAGCCGCGAAGTCGGCTGA
- a CDS encoding SPFH domain-containing protein, with the protein MAHDAQTYRRATNAAILGLATQAGLFVAFGLLGLYAESGAINALAWHTLAGLPVWVILIVFYYQQRLEREEALEAERMSRSDVRAAALFEEAGANLQLARQRLEWLSKWGLTIVSILTAVVMLIIGPVFLYDHYVRFSTDSIEPWVRGDLSHGLLIILLAAFGFVAFLVGRFVSGMTKTDAWVELRGGAGTMLGVVFLALLGIVAALVHLLGFEPAFAWLAIAVPGVTTLLGLEIVASLVLGVYQPRRPGAFRRPAFDSRLLGWMSSPESIGKIVSETLAYQFGFDFSRSYAYRQVMKMLTPMFAVGVLALFAMTCVVVVQPHQEAVVTRFGALVTDEEPLKAGLHFKLPWPISQIHRHDVYRVSELMVGSSADAKRFRDRAILWTNEHVEGGDETYLVTAPSRFPDQPQAEDVVAGELMGGDILVKYRIRPGGGLIEYVGSAADPKGLFKSVVAGEVNEFFSTHQVDDLLRAYRLSASGTLRASMQAKADELSLGIEVLSVSVISMHPPQKGEVADSFHDQINAVQESRSELNRAERDAMTTLAEVAGSREKAMDIDSAILELERLRLETAETGVDRSEAIAVQSALIEERVSEAGGQAAQLIAQARAFRWTFAVQELAKSEQFVAEIAAYERAPAYFKTRRYYEALKAGLKNRPKIVMTDPASEAEGDARVLQLDLTEARTGLESILGN; encoded by the coding sequence ATGGCACACGACGCACAGACTTACCGCAGGGCGACGAACGCGGCCATTCTGGGGTTAGCGACACAGGCGGGTTTGTTTGTGGCGTTTGGTTTGCTGGGGTTGTATGCGGAGTCGGGTGCGATCAACGCGTTGGCGTGGCACACGCTGGCGGGTCTGCCGGTGTGGGTGATTCTGATTGTTTTTTATTACCAGCAGCGTCTGGAGCGTGAGGAAGCGCTCGAGGCGGAGCGGATGTCGCGTTCGGACGTTCGTGCGGCGGCGTTGTTTGAGGAGGCGGGTGCGAATCTTCAGCTGGCTCGTCAGCGGCTGGAGTGGCTGAGCAAGTGGGGTCTGACGATCGTCTCGATCCTGACGGCGGTGGTGATGCTGATCATCGGGCCGGTGTTTCTCTATGACCATTACGTGCGGTTTTCGACGGATTCGATCGAGCCGTGGGTTCGGGGGGACCTGAGTCACGGGCTGCTGATTATTTTGCTGGCGGCGTTTGGTTTTGTGGCGTTTCTGGTGGGTCGTTTCGTGTCGGGCATGACCAAGACGGACGCGTGGGTAGAGCTTCGTGGTGGTGCGGGGACGATGCTGGGCGTGGTGTTCCTGGCGTTGCTGGGGATCGTGGCGGCGTTGGTGCACCTTCTGGGATTTGAGCCGGCGTTTGCGTGGCTGGCGATCGCGGTGCCGGGCGTGACGACGCTGCTGGGTCTGGAGATCGTGGCGAGTCTGGTTCTGGGTGTTTATCAGCCGCGTCGGCCCGGGGCGTTTCGTCGTCCGGCGTTTGACAGTCGGTTGCTGGGGTGGATGTCGAGTCCGGAGTCGATCGGGAAGATCGTTTCGGAGACGCTGGCTTATCAGTTTGGGTTTGATTTTTCGCGGAGTTATGCGTACCGGCAGGTGATGAAGATGCTGACGCCTATGTTCGCTGTGGGCGTTCTGGCGTTGTTTGCGATGACGTGTGTGGTGGTGGTTCAGCCGCATCAGGAGGCGGTGGTGACGCGTTTTGGTGCGTTGGTGACGGACGAGGAGCCGTTGAAGGCGGGCCTGCACTTCAAGCTGCCGTGGCCGATCAGCCAGATTCACCGTCACGACGTGTACCGGGTGAGTGAGTTGATGGTGGGTTCGAGCGCGGATGCCAAGCGTTTCCGTGACCGAGCGATCCTGTGGACGAACGAGCATGTCGAGGGTGGTGACGAGACGTACCTGGTGACGGCGCCGTCGCGTTTCCCGGATCAGCCTCAGGCTGAGGACGTGGTTGCGGGCGAGTTGATGGGTGGTGACATCCTGGTGAAGTACCGGATTCGACCGGGCGGCGGTTTGATTGAGTATGTGGGCAGCGCGGCGGATCCGAAGGGGTTGTTTAAGTCGGTGGTGGCCGGCGAGGTGAACGAGTTTTTCTCGACGCATCAGGTTGATGATCTGCTGCGTGCGTACCGGTTGTCGGCGAGCGGCACGCTTCGGGCCTCGATGCAGGCGAAGGCGGACGAGCTTTCGTTGGGGATTGAGGTGTTGTCGGTGTCGGTGATCAGCATGCACCCGCCTCAGAAGGGCGAGGTTGCGGACAGTTTTCACGATCAGATCAACGCGGTTCAGGAGAGTCGTTCGGAGTTGAATCGTGCGGAGCGTGACGCGATGACGACGCTGGCTGAGGTGGCGGGATCGCGTGAGAAGGCGATGGACATCGACTCGGCGATTCTGGAGCTGGAGCGTCTTCGTCTGGAGACGGCGGAGACGGGGGTGGATCGTTCGGAGGCGATCGCGGTGCAGTCGGCGTTGATCGAGGAGCGTGTGAGCGAGGCGGGCGGTCAGGCGGCCCAGCTGATTGCGCAGGCGCGGGCGTTCCGCTGGACGTTTGCGGTGCAGGAGTTGGCGAAGTCGGAGCAGTTTGTGGCGGAGATCGCGGCGTACGAGCGTGCGCCGGCCTACTTCAAGACGCGTCGTTATTACGAGGCGTTGAAGGCGGGTTTGAAGAACCGTCCGAAGATCGTGATGACGGACCCGGCGAGCGAGGCGGAGGGTGATGCGCGTGTTCTGCAGCTGGATCTGACCGAGGCCCGCACGGGTCTGGAGTCGATCCTCGGGAACTGA